The following proteins come from a genomic window of Deinococcus sp. KSM4-11:
- a CDS encoding PIN domain-containing protein, with amino-acid sequence MTQVVLETGAVLAWLRQEPGAEHVEARLPGALLSSVSFAAVLATIADRGGNVRAASVDLEAYGLVVQPFTAEHAELCAVWHPYAATHGLSLEDRACLALGKTLGATVLTVVPAWATLPLGVSVHVLP; translated from the coding sequence ATGACGCAGGTGGTACTGGAGACGGGTGCCGTTCTCGCGTGGCTCAGGCAGGAACCTGGAGCTGAACACGTGGAGGCTCGCCTTCCCGGTGCGTTGCTCAGCAGCGTGAGTTTCGCAGCGGTACTGGCCACTATCGCTGACCGTGGCGGCAACGTTCGCGCCGCCAGTGTGGATCTGGAGGCGTACGGACTCGTGGTTCAACCGTTTACCGCGGAACACGCGGAACTCTGCGCCGTGTGGCATCCATACGCGGCCACGCATGGCCTGTCACTGGAAGACCGGGCCTGCCTGGCCCTGGGGAAAACGCTGGGCGCGACGGTCTTGACGGTCGTCCCAGCCTGGGCCACGCTGCCGCTCGGCGTGAGCGTCCACGTCCTGCCATGA
- a CDS encoding aldo/keto reductase: protein MQQRQLGSHGPLVSALGLGCMRMSFGDAPIGNTAEMITFLRAAVERGVTFFDTAEVYGPFTNEELVGEALEPYKGRVVIATKFGFNPGPDGKPAPGTGVNSRPERIRQVAEESLRRLRVDAIDLFYQHRPDPQVPIEDVAGTVKELIQEGKVRHFGLSESDAPTIRRAHAVQPVAALQSEYSIWWRAIEPEILPTLEELGIGLVPYSPLGRGFLTGTITADQTFASNDIRSRNPRFTPEAIQANQSVIDLLGRIGKQHAATPAQIALAWLLAQKPWIVPIPGSRKLERLDENNGAADIELTAADLSDIETAMAGIEVVGDRY, encoded by the coding sequence ATGCAGCAACGTCAACTCGGGAGTCATGGCCCCCTCGTCTCTGCGCTCGGCCTGGGCTGCATGCGCATGAGCTTCGGCGACGCCCCCATCGGCAACACCGCCGAGATGATCACCTTCCTGCGCGCCGCCGTCGAGCGCGGCGTCACCTTCTTCGATACTGCCGAGGTCTACGGCCCGTTCACCAATGAGGAACTTGTCGGTGAGGCCCTCGAACCCTACAAGGGACGCGTCGTGATCGCCACCAAGTTCGGGTTCAATCCCGGCCCGGACGGCAAACCCGCCCCCGGTACCGGCGTGAACAGCCGACCCGAACGCATCCGCCAGGTGGCCGAGGAATCGCTCCGGCGCCTCCGGGTGGATGCCATCGATCTGTTCTACCAGCACCGCCCGGATCCTCAGGTGCCCATCGAGGACGTGGCCGGCACCGTGAAGGAACTGATCCAGGAGGGCAAGGTCAGACATTTCGGCCTGTCGGAATCCGATGCGCCCACCATCCGGCGCGCCCATGCCGTGCAGCCGGTGGCGGCCCTGCAGAGCGAATACTCGATCTGGTGGCGGGCGATCGAGCCGGAGATCCTGCCCACGCTGGAGGAACTGGGCATCGGCCTGGTGCCCTACAGCCCCCTCGGACGCGGATTCCTGACCGGAACAATCACGGCAGACCAGACGTTCGCCAGCAACGACATCCGCAGCCGCAACCCGCGCTTTACGCCTGAAGCCATCCAGGCCAACCAGAGCGTGATCGACCTGCTCGGACGGATCGGCAAGCAGCACGCAGCCACACCCGCGCAGATCGCCCTGGCGTGGCTCCTGGCCCAGAAGCCCTGGATCGTCCCGATTCCCGGCAGCCGCAAACTGGAACGCCTCGACGAGAACAACGGCGCGGCAGACATCGAACTGACGGCGGCTGACCTGAGCGACATCGAAACCGCCATGGCCGGGATTGAGGTCGTGGGCGACCGCTACTAG
- a CDS encoding ABC transporter substrate-binding protein: MKILTLSIIVATLSVQAAAQTTVEFWHTFGDAKRGGWIQDRADEYTKAHPGVQVIPTFKGNDNDLITATILSARQNTPPALTQIFEGGSQLALDSGVFQPVSGIKNVDFSDYIKPVINFYTIQGKVNSLPFNSSSPVLYYNKTLMKQAGLDPKRPPTTFGGLLADCRKIEAANLGVKCFGMSLNGWFIENWMAEQGQPFLNNDNGRSGRATATNLDSAAARTIFTFFKTLQDNGYYSYTGKLEDYDGSDAIFNNQKVVYHITSTSKIGNNGDAAKKAGFDLGVGVLPIPTGSKRNGVVLGGASLWIAKNISKEKAEAALDFALFMTNTKNMAEWHKLTGYYPVRQSSIAQLRAEGWLAKAPLQLVAFNQQTNTIPSPATAGALNGAGPATRKIVEEAIQRVLSGTSVDEALKEAKTRADAALAEYNANFK, translated from the coding sequence ATGAAAATACTGACACTCTCTATCATCGTCGCCACGCTTTCAGTACAGGCCGCTGCCCAGACCACCGTGGAATTCTGGCATACGTTTGGCGACGCCAAAAGGGGTGGATGGATACAGGATCGGGCCGACGAGTATACCAAAGCCCATCCAGGTGTTCAGGTGATCCCGACATTCAAAGGCAACGACAACGATCTGATCACGGCCACCATCCTGTCTGCCCGGCAGAACACCCCACCGGCCCTCACCCAGATCTTTGAAGGAGGCAGTCAGCTGGCATTGGACAGCGGCGTGTTTCAGCCGGTCAGCGGCATCAAGAACGTCGATTTCAGCGATTACATCAAACCAGTCATCAACTTCTACACCATTCAGGGCAAAGTGAACTCCCTGCCGTTCAACTCCTCGAGTCCAGTGCTGTACTACAACAAGACACTGATGAAGCAGGCTGGCCTGGATCCCAAACGCCCTCCGACCACCTTCGGCGGGCTGCTCGCCGACTGCCGCAAGATCGAGGCCGCCAACCTGGGCGTGAAGTGCTTCGGCATGAGTCTCAACGGCTGGTTCATCGAAAACTGGATGGCTGAGCAGGGCCAGCCCTTCCTCAACAACGACAACGGCCGCAGCGGCCGGGCGACCGCGACCAACCTCGACAGCGCGGCGGCCAGAACCATCTTCACCTTCTTTAAGACTCTTCAGGACAACGGCTACTACAGTTACACCGGGAAGCTCGAGGACTACGACGGCAGCGACGCGATCTTCAACAACCAGAAGGTCGTGTACCACATCACCTCCACCTCGAAGATCGGCAACAACGGCGACGCGGCGAAGAAGGCCGGTTTCGACCTGGGAGTGGGCGTGTTGCCCATTCCGACCGGCAGCAAGCGCAACGGCGTGGTGCTGGGCGGCGCCTCACTGTGGATTGCCAAGAACATCAGCAAGGAGAAGGCCGAGGCCGCGCTCGATTTCGCCCTGTTCATGACGAACACGAAGAACATGGCCGAGTGGCACAAACTCACTGGCTACTACCCGGTGCGGCAGAGTTCCATCGCGCAGCTCCGGGCGGAGGGCTGGCTCGCGAAGGCGCCCCTCCAGCTCGTGGCCTTCAACCAGCAGACGAATACCATTCCGAGTCCTGCGACGGCCGGCGCCCTCAATGGTGCTGGCCCGGCCACCCGCAAGATCGTGGAGGAAGCCATCCAGCGGGTGCTGAGCGGCACCTCAGTGGATGAGGCCCTCAAGGAGGCCAAGACGCGGGCCGATGCGGCGCTCGCCGAGTACAATGCCAACTTCAAGTGA
- a CDS encoding BTAD domain-containing putative transcriptional regulator, with translation MNGTVDALPADTSLWMLSLLASTAQPLSRLELLDFLYPEVDEGVGRNRLRQMLHRVRSRPWGAAVAATSADVQWSAPSDVRTFRDACLAGRWHEALTAYRAPLLAHLRPTDLPAFEAWLDSERDDLQQLWIDAALSHAEELEHSGQPGEARTWLEQVMLVSPYHEEAVQASLRCAARLGDVQGAAAVYDRFRTQLRRELGVVPAEATTALYGAIHSGRRSGVDTAGFGAGRAPIIGRQDELDSLLARLADPATRLLTLSGPGGAGKTRLALEVLRRSEPRPAGLHFVALEAAGSLEAVISALATTLGLAAGGAEAPERQVLAALQAGASLVVLDNLEHLLGGETREELLAFMTRLLAAAPGLQLVATSRIRLGLQEEWLTPVDGLDLPATPTLDGAAHSSAIRLFLERARRVQPDLALTPQSLAALVTVVEQTGGLPLALELTAGWLGTLSLQDVARELQLGLEGLGSDSPDRPSRHRSLQAAFDHSWALLPPGAQVALARLSVCRGGFDLGAARSVGGTTLPTLLLLGDHSLLTRDRSGRYALHAVIREFAFARLLARPDELAVARTAHAGYYAALARDAAPQLHGPDQQQWLSELQLEHDNLRAALSHLVAHGDASGAQTLATDLYWFWYVRGHHLEGAAHLEAALALPGASTLERARAHNAAGSLARDLGHYDAAHAHLDEALSLARAQHVPALEAQALHGLALLDRELGHLDAAREKFRIAEALQRPAQDLWGLASTLNDLGIVWALQGDAAQAGTLFEESLELKRRIGDRQGVAYALANLGNMASTSSEFQRLTEQSLVIKRELGDRQGIANSLFNLADLHVNAGALPLARAQLTEALEVYAQIGRHRGTAAALMEFAKLNAAEGDARTCLILAGAADALARAAGVQVQGVDITDVIRHARLTCGAEADQLYLQGQLLSLTAAVQRAITLPETTVTAT, from the coding sequence GTGAACGGGACGGTCGACGCGCTGCCCGCCGACACGTCCCTGTGGATGCTCAGTCTGCTGGCCAGCACGGCACAGCCGTTGTCGCGCCTGGAGCTCCTCGACTTCCTGTATCCCGAGGTCGACGAAGGAGTCGGCCGCAACCGACTGCGCCAGATGCTCCACCGCGTGCGCAGTCGCCCGTGGGGCGCGGCCGTGGCCGCCACCTCCGCTGACGTGCAGTGGAGCGCGCCCAGCGACGTCCGCACGTTCCGGGACGCCTGCCTGGCCGGGCGATGGCACGAGGCGCTGACCGCGTACCGAGCGCCCCTGCTCGCTCACCTGCGCCCCACGGATCTGCCTGCGTTCGAAGCCTGGCTCGACTCGGAGCGGGATGACCTGCAGCAGCTCTGGATCGATGCGGCCCTGAGTCACGCGGAGGAGCTTGAACACAGCGGTCAGCCGGGCGAGGCCCGAACCTGGCTCGAGCAGGTCATGCTGGTCAGTCCCTACCATGAGGAGGCTGTCCAGGCCAGCCTGCGCTGCGCGGCGCGCCTGGGCGACGTGCAGGGCGCCGCGGCCGTGTATGACCGCTTCCGTACCCAGTTGCGCCGGGAATTGGGCGTGGTTCCAGCCGAGGCCACGACCGCGCTGTATGGGGCCATTCATTCCGGACGGCGGTCCGGCGTGGACACCGCGGGATTCGGGGCCGGTCGTGCGCCCATCATCGGCCGGCAGGACGAGCTGGACAGCCTGCTGGCCCGGCTGGCGGATCCAGCGACCCGACTGCTCACGTTGAGCGGGCCGGGAGGGGCCGGCAAAACGCGGCTCGCGCTGGAGGTGTTGCGCCGGAGCGAGCCGAGACCGGCCGGCCTGCACTTCGTGGCGCTGGAGGCCGCCGGCTCGCTGGAGGCAGTCATCTCAGCGCTTGCCACCACCCTGGGCCTGGCGGCCGGGGGCGCCGAGGCCCCGGAACGGCAGGTGCTGGCCGCGTTGCAGGCGGGTGCGTCACTGGTGGTGCTGGACAACCTCGAGCACCTGCTGGGCGGGGAGACGCGTGAAGAGCTGCTGGCCTTCATGACCCGCCTGTTGGCCGCCGCTCCGGGCCTGCAGCTGGTGGCGACGTCCCGCATCCGTCTCGGACTGCAAGAGGAATGGCTGACGCCGGTGGACGGACTCGACCTGCCCGCCACCCCGACCCTGGACGGAGCCGCGCACTCCAGCGCGATCCGCTTGTTCCTGGAGCGCGCCCGCCGCGTACAGCCGGATCTGGCCCTCACCCCGCAGTCCCTGGCTGCCCTGGTGACGGTGGTCGAGCAGACGGGGGGACTGCCCCTGGCACTGGAGCTGACCGCCGGGTGGCTGGGAACCCTCTCGCTCCAGGACGTGGCCCGTGAACTGCAGCTGGGCCTGGAGGGTCTCGGCAGTGACAGTCCGGACCGGCCGTCCCGGCACCGCAGCCTGCAGGCCGCCTTCGATCATTCCTGGGCCCTGCTGCCGCCCGGCGCGCAGGTGGCCCTCGCCCGCCTGTCGGTGTGCCGGGGAGGCTTCGATCTGGGTGCCGCCCGCTCTGTGGGCGGCACCACGCTGCCGACGCTGCTGCTGCTCGGCGACCATTCACTGCTCACCCGTGACCGCAGCGGACGGTACGCCCTGCACGCGGTGATCCGGGAGTTCGCGTTCGCGCGGCTGCTCGCCCGTCCAGACGAGCTGGCGGTCGCCCGCACCGCACATGCCGGGTACTACGCTGCGCTCGCCCGTGACGCGGCGCCGCAGCTGCACGGCCCTGACCAGCAGCAGTGGCTGTCGGAGCTGCAGCTTGAGCACGACAACCTGCGCGCCGCCCTTTCCCACCTCGTCGCCCACGGTGATGCGTCTGGCGCGCAGACTCTGGCCACAGATCTGTACTGGTTCTGGTATGTGCGCGGCCACCACCTTGAGGGCGCCGCACACCTGGAAGCGGCCCTGGCCCTGCCCGGCGCCTCGACATTGGAACGGGCGCGTGCCCACAATGCGGCCGGTTCCCTCGCGCGTGACCTGGGACACTACGACGCCGCGCATGCTCACCTTGACGAGGCGCTGTCGCTCGCCCGCGCGCAGCACGTGCCGGCCCTGGAGGCACAGGCCCTGCATGGCCTGGCGCTTCTGGATCGGGAGCTCGGGCACCTGGACGCCGCACGCGAGAAATTCCGGATCGCTGAGGCCCTTCAGCGTCCCGCACAGGACCTCTGGGGACTGGCCAGTACCCTCAATGATCTCGGGATCGTCTGGGCCTTGCAGGGCGACGCGGCGCAGGCGGGCACGCTCTTCGAGGAGAGCCTGGAACTCAAGCGGCGCATCGGCGACCGGCAGGGCGTGGCGTACGCTCTGGCGAACCTGGGCAACATGGCCAGCACCAGCAGTGAGTTTCAGCGTCTGACCGAACAGAGTCTGGTCATCAAACGCGAGCTCGGTGATCGCCAGGGCATCGCCAACTCGCTGTTCAACCTGGCCGATCTGCACGTCAATGCCGGAGCGTTGCCGCTGGCCCGCGCTCAGCTTACGGAAGCGCTGGAGGTGTACGCCCAGATCGGCCGGCACCGCGGCACGGCCGCCGCCCTGATGGAATTTGCCAAGCTCAACGCGGCCGAGGGCGATGCCCGGACGTGCCTGATCCTGGCCGGCGCGGCGGACGCGCTCGCGCGGGCCGCCGGCGTGCAGGTTCAGGGCGTCGACATCACTGACGTGATTCGTCATGCCCGGCTTACCTGCGGTGCGGAGGCCGATCAGCTGTACCTGCAGGGTCAGCTGTTGTCGCTGACTGCGGCCGTCCAGCGGGCGATCACGCTGCCAGAGACGACCGTCACGGCCACGTAA
- a CDS encoding alkaline phosphatase family protein, which produces MKTIPLSAGVLLASLALGSCSMTHTTTPAAITPHRTIIFVWDGMRPDAISQADTPNLYAMQQAGVNFKDNHSTYPTFTMMNAASLATGSFPGTTGFYGNTLWAPGATGADSGGKAVSFQQPAFTEDYAILQDLDTFYSGQLMQVDTLFKVAQAKGLKTAAVGKSGPAFLQDYKRGGVVLDERHAYPASLATGLQAAGLPLPKLTPIAYPDGSVTLSATNGDPTAGKAKLTLTDKVTSDPTTATTELNADANTYLMSAYLNYILPTVKPDLSLVWLRSPDSTEHAYGVGTAPFRDALHTQDALLGQLRAKLTALGELDSTNIIVVSDHGHSNVAGDATLFPLRAITAGATGAVDPSGYAVSGDVRTADLMTRAGFTAFDGNGCINDPVMSGLKADGTPVYTPKVDADGSICGAAGTAYVTPSYKVPATLTPGSFVIAANGGSDYLYQPEHDAAQVARAVKFLQSRQEYGAIFVDDRYQIPGTLPMSKVHLENASGRNPDIVVSFNFNAAATVQGFPGTEYESAGNNRGMHGSFSPIDVHNTLLASGPNFRTGFANTAPSGNVDVAPTVAAIFGVSLPKADGRVLFEALRGNDALTVPVTAQTVTPASAATGLIVARPTDPDGKDIDASQTSYSFDLKVKTVTQAGKSYTYLDRAAPVRK; this is translated from the coding sequence GTGAAAACGATCCCCCTGAGTGCGGGCGTGCTGCTCGCCAGCCTGGCCCTGGGCAGCTGCTCGATGACGCACACCACGACGCCCGCCGCGATCACGCCGCACCGGACGATCATCTTCGTGTGGGACGGCATGCGGCCGGACGCGATCTCGCAGGCCGACACACCCAACCTGTACGCCATGCAGCAGGCGGGCGTGAACTTCAAGGACAACCACTCGACCTACCCGACCTTCACCATGATGAACGCCGCCAGCCTCGCGACCGGGTCGTTCCCCGGCACGACCGGCTTCTACGGCAACACCCTGTGGGCCCCCGGCGCGACCGGCGCCGACTCGGGTGGCAAGGCCGTGAGCTTCCAGCAGCCGGCCTTCACCGAGGACTACGCGATCTTGCAGGATCTCGACACCTTCTACTCGGGGCAGTTGATGCAGGTGGACACGCTGTTCAAGGTGGCGCAGGCCAAGGGCCTGAAGACGGCGGCGGTCGGCAAGTCCGGCCCGGCCTTCCTGCAGGACTACAAACGCGGCGGCGTGGTGCTCGACGAGCGGCACGCGTACCCGGCGTCGCTGGCCACCGGCCTTCAGGCGGCCGGGCTGCCGCTGCCGAAGCTCACGCCCATCGCCTACCCGGACGGTTCGGTGACCCTGAGCGCCACGAACGGCGATCCGACCGCCGGGAAGGCCAAACTCACCCTGACCGACAAGGTCACCAGCGACCCCACCACCGCGACCACCGAGCTGAACGCCGATGCGAATACGTACCTGATGTCCGCGTACCTGAATTACATCCTGCCCACGGTGAAGCCCGACCTGAGCCTGGTGTGGCTGCGCTCGCCGGACTCCACCGAGCATGCCTACGGCGTGGGCACTGCGCCGTTCCGCGACGCGCTGCATACCCAGGACGCCCTGCTGGGCCAGCTGCGCGCCAAGCTGACCGCGCTGGGCGAACTCGACAGCACGAATATCATCGTGGTCAGCGACCACGGCCACTCGAACGTGGCGGGTGACGCCACGCTGTTCCCGCTGCGCGCCATCACGGCAGGCGCCACCGGGGCGGTTGATCCCAGCGGCTACGCCGTGTCCGGCGACGTCCGTACCGCCGACCTGATGACCCGCGCGGGGTTCACAGCCTTCGACGGCAACGGCTGCATCAACGATCCCGTCATGAGCGGCCTCAAGGCCGACGGCACCCCGGTGTACACCCCCAAAGTGGACGCCGACGGCAGCATCTGCGGCGCGGCGGGTACGGCCTATGTCACGCCCAGCTACAAGGTGCCGGCCACCCTCACGCCCGGCAGCTTCGTGATCGCCGCGAACGGCGGCAGCGACTACCTCTACCAGCCCGAGCACGACGCCGCGCAGGTCGCCAGGGCTGTGAAATTCCTGCAATCCCGCCAGGAGTACGGCGCGATCTTCGTCGACGACCGCTACCAGATTCCCGGCACCCTGCCCATGAGCAAGGTGCACCTCGAAAATGCCAGCGGCCGCAACCCGGACATCGTGGTGAGCTTCAACTTCAATGCCGCCGCGACCGTGCAGGGCTTCCCCGGCACCGAGTACGAGAGCGCCGGGAACAACCGGGGCATGCACGGCTCGTTCAGCCCCATCGACGTGCACAACACGCTGCTCGCCAGCGGCCCGAACTTCCGCACCGGCTTCGCGAACACCGCCCCGAGCGGGAACGTCGACGTGGCCCCAACTGTCGCCGCGATCTTCGGCGTGAGCCTGCCCAAAGCGGACGGCCGCGTGCTCTTCGAGGCCCTCAGGGGCAACGACGCGCTGACCGTGCCCGTGACCGCCCAGACGGTCACCCCGGCCTCGGCCGCCACGGGCCTGATCGTCGCGCGTCCCACCGATCCCGACGGCAAGGACATCGACGCCAGCCAGACGTCGTACTCCTTCGACCTCAAGGTGAAGACCGTCACGCAGGCCGGCAAGTCCTACACCTACCTCGACCGTGCCGCGCCCGTCCGCAAGTAA
- a CDS encoding GNAT family N-acetyltransferase, translating to MTHSAVHPLDHPVWLALTTEQAPFAQGRGLARAFPPTIARFAAMEEPTPAGFAALAEVLGPQMMAITLTAAALEVPRPWTVLQDFVIVQMVGDTVDEAPDREYPVLGEADVPDMLALVNLTRPGPFAAETYRLGTYYGLRVDGQLVAMAGERLHLRGFTEISAVCTHPDHQGRGYGKALVQRVSQGILARGERPFLHVKTDNAGAVRAYRRVGFEERVGIHATVPVAPSGLTP from the coding sequence ATGACCCATTCTGCCGTCCATCCGCTCGATCATCCGGTCTGGCTGGCCCTGACCACCGAGCAGGCCCCGTTCGCGCAGGGACGCGGGCTGGCCCGTGCCTTCCCGCCGACGATTGCGCGCTTTGCGGCGATGGAAGAACCCACTCCGGCAGGTTTCGCCGCCCTGGCCGAAGTGCTCGGGCCACAGATGATGGCGATCACGCTCACCGCCGCGGCCCTCGAGGTGCCCCGGCCCTGGACGGTGCTGCAGGACTTCGTGATCGTCCAGATGGTCGGTGACACTGTGGACGAAGCACCGGATAGGGAGTATCCGGTGCTGGGTGAGGCGGACGTGCCGGACATGCTGGCTCTGGTGAACCTCACCCGGCCAGGGCCGTTCGCCGCCGAGACGTACCGACTGGGAACCTACTACGGCCTGCGGGTGGATGGCCAGCTGGTCGCGATGGCCGGTGAGCGCCTGCACCTGCGCGGCTTCACTGAGATCAGCGCCGTCTGCACGCACCCGGATCACCAGGGGCGCGGGTACGGGAAGGCGCTCGTGCAGCGGGTCAGCCAGGGCATCCTGGCGCGTGGGGAGCGGCCGTTCCTGCACGTGAAGACGGACAACGCCGGTGCCGTTCGCGCGTACCGGCGGGTGGGTTTCGAGGAGCGCGTGGGCATCCACGCGACTGTGCCGGTTGCCCCCAGCGGTCTGACTCCCTGA
- a CDS encoding AbrB/MazE/SpoVT family DNA-binding domain-containing protein: protein MTYTRSHEIKVHAQGRIVIPSELRQAMRVQEGEQLLARLEDGRLILERRMDVLHRLRSAFQASDAVAQREQDLASSAEPEHA from the coding sequence ATGACCTACACCAGATCCCACGAAATCAAGGTTCATGCCCAGGGTCGGATTGTCATTCCATCCGAACTCCGTCAGGCCATGCGGGTACAGGAAGGAGAACAGCTTCTCGCACGGCTGGAGGATGGCCGCCTAATTCTGGAACGCCGGATGGATGTCCTCCACAGATTGCGCTCGGCGTTTCAGGCAAGTGACGCCGTGGCTCAAAGGGAGCAGGATCTGGCATCGTCCGCTGAACCGGAGCACGCATGA
- a CDS encoding nucleotidyltransferase domain-containing protein, translated as MAIPDLASSVARRLLQIPGVQGVVLGGSYATGTATSTSDLDLGICYDHTAPLAMAALNALCADLDDSGVATASDPGGWGPWVNGGAWLTIQGRRVDIIYRELGRVAHSVQEAREGRVTLHVQMGHPHGIHGHQYAAELASCVILDDPTGRLEALRAQVSVYPPALSRSLEGAYGWAPAFWLGGADKGLGRGDLSYVQGCAFQAVMAMVQVICARAHLWLLNEKGAVERAARCPTAPQDFARRVNAAVAGMDLPALHQLAAEVARPRTDRDDSPATAASGE; from the coding sequence ATGGCCATTCCTGATCTGGCGTCCAGCGTGGCCCGCCGGCTGCTCCAGATTCCCGGTGTGCAGGGAGTCGTCCTGGGCGGCTCATACGCGACCGGCACCGCAACTTCGACGTCCGACCTTGACCTGGGGATCTGCTACGACCACACCGCTCCGCTGGCCATGGCCGCCCTCAACGCACTGTGCGCCGATCTCGACGATTCAGGAGTTGCGACCGCGTCTGACCCCGGTGGCTGGGGCCCGTGGGTGAATGGGGGAGCGTGGCTCACCATCCAGGGAAGGCGGGTCGACATCATCTACCGGGAACTCGGCCGCGTCGCGCACAGTGTTCAGGAGGCCCGTGAGGGTCGGGTCACGTTGCACGTCCAGATGGGTCACCCACACGGCATTCATGGCCATCAGTACGCGGCTGAACTGGCCTCGTGCGTCATTCTCGACGACCCGACGGGACGCCTGGAGGCGCTCCGAGCGCAGGTCAGCGTCTATCCACCGGCGCTCAGTCGCTCCCTCGAGGGGGCGTACGGCTGGGCGCCTGCCTTCTGGCTGGGGGGTGCCGACAAGGGGCTTGGTCGCGGTGACCTGTCCTATGTTCAGGGATGCGCTTTTCAGGCGGTCATGGCCATGGTGCAGGTCATCTGTGCGCGGGCCCACCTGTGGCTGCTCAATGAAAAGGGAGCGGTAGAACGAGCGGCCCGCTGTCCAACAGCTCCTCAGGACTTTGCGCGCCGGGTCAATGCGGCGGTCGCCGGGATGGATCTGCCAGCCCTCCACCAGTTGGCCGCGGAGGTCGCCCGACCACGCACCGATCGTGACGACTCGCCGGCCACAGCAGCAAGCGGCGAATGA
- a CDS encoding site-specific integrase, giving the protein MTLVPYQGDLLARTREWTNLHDDELRRRAVQAAGEKDVAALVSLTTAYLAHSGGSGVLTSPRTVEAYALGTRQFVEYATRQAVNLLRPGRHDAQSYVNQMLADGRKPAGVQLKVAAAGCLYRALRWAGATEADPFRDARVPKDRTSGLVKRPPYTEDELADVIDVADVHAKFLVFLTAHAGLRISEALALAWDDLDEAARRIQVRSGKGRKARTVAMSTSLARAARHYRALFGPGGPDHADGKRTTPGTQVFRYASVMTARYHLEKAFRAAGVGFRGFHPGRKYAGTRLLQQVKDFGRVAAHLGHESVDTTRKGYAALAVDDLKDDLSGW; this is encoded by the coding sequence ATGACGCTCGTTCCGTACCAGGGCGATCTGCTGGCGCGCACGCGGGAGTGGACGAACCTCCACGATGACGAACTCCGCCGCCGGGCCGTGCAGGCCGCCGGCGAGAAGGACGTCGCGGCCCTCGTGTCCCTCACCACCGCCTACCTCGCGCACTCGGGTGGCAGCGGGGTGCTCACCAGTCCCCGCACCGTGGAGGCCTATGCCCTCGGCACCCGGCAATTCGTCGAGTACGCCACGCGGCAGGCAGTGAACCTGCTTCGTCCTGGCCGGCATGACGCGCAGAGTTACGTGAACCAGATGCTCGCAGATGGCCGCAAGCCGGCGGGCGTGCAGCTCAAGGTCGCGGCGGCCGGCTGCCTGTACCGCGCGCTGCGCTGGGCGGGTGCGACCGAAGCCGATCCTTTCCGGGATGCGCGGGTGCCGAAAGACCGCACGTCCGGTCTCGTGAAGAGGCCGCCGTACACCGAGGACGAACTCGCAGATGTCATCGACGTTGCCGACGTGCACGCGAAATTCCTGGTGTTCCTGACCGCCCATGCGGGACTGCGCATCAGCGAGGCCCTGGCCCTGGCCTGGGATGACCTCGACGAAGCGGCGCGGCGCATCCAGGTGCGCAGCGGGAAGGGCCGCAAGGCGCGGACAGTGGCCATGAGCACCAGCCTGGCACGCGCCGCGCGGCATTACCGGGCCCTGTTCGGGCCGGGCGGCCCCGATCACGCGGATGGCAAGCGCACCACGCCGGGAACGCAGGTGTTCCGGTATGCCAGCGTGATGACGGCCCGGTACCACCTGGAAAAGGCCTTCCGGGCGGCGGGCGTGGGCTTCCGAGGGTTTCATCCGGGGCGCAAGTACGCCGGGACGCGGCTGTTGCAACAGGTGAAGGATTTCGGCCGGGTGGCGGCGCACCTCGGACACGAATCCGTGGACACCACCCGCAAGGGCTATGCGGCTCTGGCGGTCGACGACCTGAAGGACGATCTCAGCGGCTGGTGA